From the genome of Streptomyces sp. NBC_01304:
GGCCGCTGGTCGAGGCGCTGCGCAACGACCGGAAGAAGGCCGCCCAGTCCGTCCCGAAGCTGGAGCAGATCCAGGCCCGCATCGATGCCGCCCCCGCGGATGACGAACGGTTCGGCACCAAGCGGTTCGAGCACATGAAGACGCGGGTGACCCGGGTCAGCGCCGATGTGCAGTTCCAGCTCAATGAGGCGCTGGGCTGGCGCGGCGGGGTCGTCCTCGCCTGGTCGGGGATGCGCGGGGCGATCACCCTGGCCGCCGCGCAGAGCCTGCCGGAGGACGTGCCCGACCGGCCGCAGCTCATCCTGATCGCGTACGTCGTCGCGGTGACGACCCTGCTGCTGCAGGGCCTGAGCCTGCCGTGGGTGATCCGCACGGTGAAGGTGCCGGGCGACGACGAGGACCGGCTGCGCCAGGAGTACGTCGACCTGCTCGGGGAGCTGTCCGCCGCCGCCTCCGACGTACTCGACGACCCCGACCTGACCAGCCCGGACGGGCATCCCGTGGACCCCGAGGTGCTGAACCGGGTGCGGGACACCAGCCTGATGCGCGCCCGGCCCACGCCCGCCGAGGACGAAGAGGCCACGCCGGACCTGGCGGCCAAGGCGGACCAGCGCGAGCAGTACCTCACCCTGCGGCTCGCCGTCCTGGACGCCGAACGCCGCCGTCTTCTCGCGCTCCGCTCGCTCGGCACCTACAGCTCCCGCGCGCTCGGCAACGCCCAGAAGATGCTCGACGTGGAGGAGGCCCGGATGCAGCAGCTGAGCGACGCCGGCCGGTGATCGCGCGTGCCGGGGCGCCGCCCGCGTCAGATGAAGTTCATGGCGGCCGCCCCGCCCACTCCCCCGAGCAGCATGAACACCGGCATGAGGACCTTCAGCTCGATCCAGCTGCCGGCCCGGAACCGCATCATCTTCGGCGGGCCCAGCGGGTACCAGCGCTTGCCCGCGATCGGGATGGGCCAGAGGACCGGGCAGCCGGAGACGGTCAGCGCGTCGCCGATGTCGTGGACCAGGGCGCCGAGGACGATCGGCAGGCCGAGCCACAGATACTCCTGGCCCGGGGCGTCGAACAGCCAGCTCGCACCGTTGCCCGGCTTGTCCAGGACTCCCGCGAGGATCCAGGCGCTGGTCGCGCCGAGCAGCCACACCAGGACGTCGCTGGACATCCGGGCCGCCCGCCACAGCAGGCCTTCCACGGCGAGCACCAGATGGACGAAGAGGATCGCCAGGACCGCCCAGCGGCCCCCGGTGATCGCCGCGACCGAGGCGCCGGCGCCGATCAGGACGGCCCACACCCAGGTGTGGGTGAGGGTGCGGTGGCCGCCGGAACGGCGCGGGTCGCGGGTCGAGCGGGTCGCCTTGTAGACGGCGTACGAGAGCTTGTCGACGATCTCGCACAGGCCGCGCGAGAGCGGGCCGAAGGCGCGGGAGATGGTCGCCGACTTGTGGTCCAGGTCGGGGGCGAGGGCCGCGCCCGCGCAGATCAGGGCGCCGACGACGAGGACGGGCCAGGGCATCTTGTGACCGGCGGCGGCCGCCGCCGCGCCCACCCCCAGCCAGGCCGCTGCTCCCGACAGTGAGTGTGCAGGACCCATCATGGCCGTTCCCCGCCCCATTTCCCGTTACGCCCAAGCCCAGTTGACGGCCTGGTGGAGTGCCGATCGACGGCACAGCGTAGCGCTCATGATCTTCGTGTGAACCGCCGGTTCCCTGATCCGTACCCGGGAGAGGCAAGATGGGGGGGTGACCCTTATCGATCAGCTGCCGCCGGATGCCGACCCCGATGCCCTCTTCGACGCCTTCTCGTCGTGGGCCGAGGACCAGGGGATCACCCTCTACCCGGCTCAGGAGGAGGCGCTGATCGAGGTGGTCTCCGGGGCGAATGTGATCTTGTCCACGCCGACCGGCTCGGGCAAGTCGCTGGTCGCGGCTGGTGCGCACTTCGCGGCGCTGGCCCAGGACAAGGTCACCTTCTACACGGCGCCGATCAAGGCGCTGGTGTCGGAGAAGTTCTTCGACCTGTGCAAGCTCTTCGGCACCGAGAACGTCGGCATGCTGACCGGCGACGCGTCCGTCAACTCGGACGCGCCCGTCATCTGCTGCACCGCCGAGGTGCTCGCCTCCATCGCGCTGCGCGACGGCAAGCACGCCGACATCGGCCAGGTCGTGATGGACGAGTTCCACTTCTACGCGGAGCCGGACCGCGGCTGGGCCTGGCAGATCCCGCTCCTGGAGCTGCCACAGGCGCAGTTCATCCTGATGTCGGCGACGCTCGGCGACGTCGCGATGTTCGAGAAGGACCTGACCCGCCGCACCGGCCGCCCGACCTCGGTGGTCCGCTCGGCGACCCGGCCGGTGCCGCTCTCCTACGAGTACCGGCTCACCCCGATCACCGAGACCATCACCGAACTGCTGGAGACCAAGCAAGCGCCGGTGTACATCGTGCACTTCACGCAGGCGCAGGCCGTCGAGCGGGCGCAGTCGCTGATGAGCATCAACATGTGTACGCGCGAGGAGAAGGACCAGATCGCCGACCTGATCGGCAGCTTCCGGTTCACCACCAAGTTCGGCCAGAACCTCTCGCGTTACGTACGGCACGGCATCGGCGTGCACCACGCCGGCATGCTGCCCAAGTACCGGCGTCTGGTGGAGAAACTCGCCCAGGCCGGTCTGCTGAAGGTCATCTGCGGCACCGACACCCTCGGCGTGGGCGTCAACGTCCCCATCCGTACGGTGCTGTTCACCGCGCTCACCAAGTACGACGGCACGCGTGTACGCACCCTGCGCGCCCGGGAGTTCCACCAGATCGCCGGCCGTGCGGGGCGGGCCGGCTTCGACACCTCCGGCCTTGTCGTCGCCCAGGCGCCCGAGCACGTCATCGAGAACGAGAAGGCACTGAGCAAGGCGGGCGACGACCCGAAGAAGCGCCGCAAGGTGGTCCGCAAGAAGGCCCCGGAAGGCTTTGTCGCGTGGTCGGACACCACCTTCGAAAAGCTCATCGGCGCCGACCCGGAGCCGCTGACCTCCCGCTTCCGGGTCACCAACATCATGCTGCTCTCGGTGATCGCCCGACCCGGCGACGCCTTCAAGGCGATGCGCCACCTCCTGGAGGACAACCACGAGCCGCGCAAGGCGCAGCTGCGGCACATCCGCCGGGCCATCGCCATCTACCGCTCGCTGCTCGACGGCGGCGTCGTGGAGCAGCTGGACACCCCCGACGCCGAGGGCCGCAGCATCCGGCTCACCGTCGACCTCCAGCAGGACTTCGCCCTCAACCAGCCCCTGTCGACGTTCGCG
Proteins encoded in this window:
- a CDS encoding metal-dependent hydrolase; translated protein: MMGPAHSLSGAAAWLGVGAAAAAAGHKMPWPVLVVGALICAGAALAPDLDHKSATISRAFGPLSRGLCEIVDKLSYAVYKATRSTRDPRRSGGHRTLTHTWVWAVLIGAGASVAAITGGRWAVLAILFVHLVLAVEGLLWRAARMSSDVLVWLLGATSAWILAGVLDKPGNGASWLFDAPGQEYLWLGLPIVLGALVHDIGDALTVSGCPVLWPIPIAGKRWYPLGPPKMMRFRAGSWIELKVLMPVFMLLGGVGGAAAMNFI
- a CDS encoding DEAD/DEAH box helicase — translated: MIRTRERQDGGVTLIDQLPPDADPDALFDAFSSWAEDQGITLYPAQEEALIEVVSGANVILSTPTGSGKSLVAAGAHFAALAQDKVTFYTAPIKALVSEKFFDLCKLFGTENVGMLTGDASVNSDAPVICCTAEVLASIALRDGKHADIGQVVMDEFHFYAEPDRGWAWQIPLLELPQAQFILMSATLGDVAMFEKDLTRRTGRPTSVVRSATRPVPLSYEYRLTPITETITELLETKQAPVYIVHFTQAQAVERAQSLMSINMCTREEKDQIADLIGSFRFTTKFGQNLSRYVRHGIGVHHAGMLPKYRRLVEKLAQAGLLKVICGTDTLGVGVNVPIRTVLFTALTKYDGTRVRTLRAREFHQIAGRAGRAGFDTSGLVVAQAPEHVIENEKALSKAGDDPKKRRKVVRKKAPEGFVAWSDTTFEKLIGADPEPLTSRFRVTNIMLLSVIARPGDAFKAMRHLLEDNHEPRKAQLRHIRRAIAIYRSLLDGGVVEQLDTPDAEGRSIRLTVDLQQDFALNQPLSTFALAAFDLLEPESPSYALDMVSVVESTLDDPRQILAAMQNKARGEAVGQMKADGVEYEERMERLQDISYPKPLEELLWHAYNVYKKSHPWVADHPVSPKSVIRDMYERALTFTEFTSWYELARTEGIVLRYLASAYKALEHTIPDDLKSEDLEDLIAWLGEMVRQVDSSLLDEWEQLANPEVETAEQAQEKADEVKPVTANARAFRVLVRNALFRRVELAALDNVDALAEMDAESGWDADAWGEAMDKYWDEYEDLGTGPDARGPKLLAIEEDAAHGLWRVRQTFADPNGDHDWGISAEVDLAASDEEGRAVVRVTDVGQL